From a single Miscanthus floridulus cultivar M001 chromosome 8, ASM1932011v1, whole genome shotgun sequence genomic region:
- the LOC136475634 gene encoding putative F-box protein At1g60370 isoform X1 encodes MNQPISKRRRPVVPDVGSGSMIPDEVLLLEILVRLPVKSLVRFKSVCKAWCANIASPHFVRLHLELARASSSSMVLVLRKYQPEPTKVASRFVHIYSFQPAAQSKVAKLIMMNKPCPNGIPRFTIPLHCDGLVLIPSVTGHIFVCNPATKEFVELPPGTRNVSLDQRVAFGFDPSSGTYKVARHFLRSYSKGQKRTEYDVGHEVLTFGDGIETLEWKATIDPPYPINARTPICLPGFFYWSAVQSVADVDHGKLATDVILRFSMRDDTFTVHPNPPCRSCLSPNDLMCELSGKLCYVHSPSPCEVSIWLAQDGQNIITWSLRCRVNLPIPRILRVYACASADQGTVFLSVDARHLFKCNLHDGSLETVVSMPYGLLYDHGEGRSSFAPGCGYMTLRAVAELGPKSSRGQSLKNKANL; translated from the exons ATGAACCAGCCGATCTCCAAACGACGCCGTCCAGTGGTGCCGGACGTCGGCAGTGGCAGCATGATTCCAGATGAGGTGCTGCTGTTGGAGATCCTTGTGCGCCTTCCTGTGAAGTCCCTTGTGCGCTTCAAATCCGTCTGCAAGGCGTGGTGCGCCAACATAGCCAGCCCTCATTTCGTCCGCCTGCACTTGGAGCTTGCAagagctagctcatcatccatggtcctagtcctccgGAAGTACCAGCCGGAACCGACGAAGGTGGCCTCTCGGTTTGTGCACATCTACAGCTTCCAGCCAGCAGCGCAGAGCAAGGTCGCCAAGCTCATTATGATGAACAAGCCTTGTCCCAATGGCATCCCACGATTCACCATCCCCCTGCACTGCGACGGACTGGTTCTGATCCCCAGCGTCACAGGGCACATATTCGTGTGCAACCCGGCCACCAAGGAGTTTGTCGAGTTGCCGCCGGGCACCCGGAATGTGTCGTTGGACCAAAGGGTCGCCTTTGGCTTCGATCCTTCCAGTGGTACGTATAAGGTGGCTAGGCACTTCTTGCGCTCATACAGTAAAGGACAAAAACGTACAGAATATGACGTTGGACATGAGGTCTTGACGTTTGGTGATGGCATAGAGACGTTGGAATGGAAAGCCACCATTGATCCACCTTACCCTATCAACGCCAGGACTCCTATTTGCTTGCCAGGATTCTTCTATTGGAGTGCGGTCCAGTCCGTGGCTGACGTTGACCACGGCAAGCTCGCCACAGATGTTATCCTTCGATTCAGCATGCGCGATGATACGTTCACTGTGCACCCCAATCCTCCATGCAGGAGCTGCCTAAGTCCCAATGACCTTATGTGTGAGCTAAGTGGCAAGCTGTGCTATGTCCACTCCCCCTCCCCGTGCGAAGTCTCCATTTGGTTAGCACAAGATGGACAAAACATAATAACATGGTCACTACGTTGTCGTGTCAATCTGCCCATACCAAGGATTCTTCGTGTTTATGCTTGTGCTTCAGCTGATCAAGGCACGGTATTCCTCTCCGTGGATGCCCGGCACCTTTTCAAGTGCAACCTCCATGATGGATCTCTTGAAACAGTAGTCAGTATGCCATATGGCTTGTTGTATGACCACGGGGAAGGG AGATCATCCTTCGCACCGGGTTGTGGCTACATGACTTTGAGGGCAGTGGCGGAGCTTGGACCTAAATCCAGCAGGGGGCAATCATTAAAGAACAAGGCTAATCTTTAG
- the LOC136475634 gene encoding putative F-box protein At1g60370 isoform X2 codes for MNQPISKRRRPVVPDVGSGSMIPDEVLLLEILVRLPVKSLVRFKSVCKAWCANIASPHFVRLHLELARASSSSMVLVLRKYQPEPTKVASRFVHIYSFQPAAQSKVAKLIMMNKPCPNGIPRFTIPLHCDGLVLIPSVTGHIFVCNPATKEFVELPPGTRNVSLDQRVAFGFDPSSGTYKVARHFLRSYSKGQKRTEYDVGHEVLTFGDGIETLEWKATIDPPYPINARTPICLPGFFYWSAVQSVADVDHGKLATDVILRFSMRDDTFTVHPNPPCRSCLSPNDLMCELSGKLCYVHSPSPCEVSIWLAQDGQNIITWSLRCRVNLPIPRILRVYACASADQGTVFLSVDARHLFKCNLHDGSLETVVSMPYGLLYDHGEGVNFVIGSRPFSHLMVPYVESLLRIEPC; via the coding sequence ATGAACCAGCCGATCTCCAAACGACGCCGTCCAGTGGTGCCGGACGTCGGCAGTGGCAGCATGATTCCAGATGAGGTGCTGCTGTTGGAGATCCTTGTGCGCCTTCCTGTGAAGTCCCTTGTGCGCTTCAAATCCGTCTGCAAGGCGTGGTGCGCCAACATAGCCAGCCCTCATTTCGTCCGCCTGCACTTGGAGCTTGCAagagctagctcatcatccatggtcctagtcctccgGAAGTACCAGCCGGAACCGACGAAGGTGGCCTCTCGGTTTGTGCACATCTACAGCTTCCAGCCAGCAGCGCAGAGCAAGGTCGCCAAGCTCATTATGATGAACAAGCCTTGTCCCAATGGCATCCCACGATTCACCATCCCCCTGCACTGCGACGGACTGGTTCTGATCCCCAGCGTCACAGGGCACATATTCGTGTGCAACCCGGCCACCAAGGAGTTTGTCGAGTTGCCGCCGGGCACCCGGAATGTGTCGTTGGACCAAAGGGTCGCCTTTGGCTTCGATCCTTCCAGTGGTACGTATAAGGTGGCTAGGCACTTCTTGCGCTCATACAGTAAAGGACAAAAACGTACAGAATATGACGTTGGACATGAGGTCTTGACGTTTGGTGATGGCATAGAGACGTTGGAATGGAAAGCCACCATTGATCCACCTTACCCTATCAACGCCAGGACTCCTATTTGCTTGCCAGGATTCTTCTATTGGAGTGCGGTCCAGTCCGTGGCTGACGTTGACCACGGCAAGCTCGCCACAGATGTTATCCTTCGATTCAGCATGCGCGATGATACGTTCACTGTGCACCCCAATCCTCCATGCAGGAGCTGCCTAAGTCCCAATGACCTTATGTGTGAGCTAAGTGGCAAGCTGTGCTATGTCCACTCCCCCTCCCCGTGCGAAGTCTCCATTTGGTTAGCACAAGATGGACAAAACATAATAACATGGTCACTACGTTGTCGTGTCAATCTGCCCATACCAAGGATTCTTCGTGTTTATGCTTGTGCTTCAGCTGATCAAGGCACGGTATTCCTCTCCGTGGATGCCCGGCACCTTTTCAAGTGCAACCTCCATGATGGATCTCTTGAAACAGTAGTCAGTATGCCATATGGCTTGTTGTATGACCACGGGGAAGGGGTAAATTTCGTCATTGGTTCACGCCCTTTTTCGCATTTAATGGTGCCATATGTGGAATCTTTGCTGCGTATTGAACCATGCTAG
- the LOC136475634 gene encoding uncharacterized protein isoform X6 — MQMASNGLVVILFAGMTAKLFEGNLSLQGSFVCRFYVNSMLPEVLALQNSKVTSRGWVQMHWLHMYRHKWESKVSACYSGE; from the exons ATGCAGATGGCATCTAATGGGCTAGTTGTCATCCTTTTTGCTGGAATGACAGCTAAACTATTTGAAG GTAACCTCTCGCTGCAAGGTTCCTTCGTATGCAGGTTTTATGTAAACTCCATGCTTCCAGAGGTTCTGGCATTGCAGAATAG TAAAGTCACTTCCCGTGGATGGGTACAAATGCACTGGCTCCACATGTACAGGCACAAATGGGAATCCAAG GTATCGGCTTGCTATTCTGGTGAGTGA
- the LOC136475634 gene encoding uncharacterized protein isoform X3, whose protein sequence is MQMASNGLVVILFAGMTAKLFEGNLSLQGSFVCRFYVNSMLPEVLALQNRYRLAILVSDPIDPPNGDEPPTVEMVLFGTTAEENALINAGSGFCAFVPTRIRGLYGKQYETFSDDLPKHECEECHDNMLPLLACHFRRPRGHDARSGKCVNLLHC, encoded by the exons ATGCAGATGGCATCTAATGGGCTAGTTGTCATCCTTTTTGCTGGAATGACAGCTAAACTATTTGAAG GTAACCTCTCGCTGCAAGGTTCCTTCGTATGCAGGTTTTATGTAAACTCCATGCTTCCAGAGGTTCTGGCATTGCAGAATAG GTATCGGCTTGCTATTCTGGTGAGTGATCCCATTGACCCACCAAATGGAGATGAACCACCAACAGTAGAAATGGTCCTGTTTGGAACAACAGCTGAGGAAAATGCACTTATAAATGCTGGTAGTGGTTTTTGCGCCTTTGTTCCAACCCGAATCAGAGGCCTTTATGGAAAACAATATGAG ACTTTCAGTGATGATCTCCCAAAACATGAATGTGAAGAGTGTCATGACAATATGCTTCCCTTGCTAGCATGCCATTTCCGCCGTCCacgaggccatgatgccagatcTGGCAAATGTGTCAACTTGCTCCATTGCTGA
- the LOC136475634 gene encoding auxin-induced protein X15-like isoform X5, giving the protein MGDMKHNQAPSRGSRKQRQREQGRSSSNKIRDIVRLQQLLKKWKWLALSPKAGKSSSNHGVPKGFFAVCVGMEMKRFVIPTEYLGHWAFEELLKEAEEEFGFQHEGALRIPCDVKVFEGILRLVGRKEAVCYCYSQPGILCR; this is encoded by the exons ATGGGAGATATGAAGCATAACCAAG CACCCAGCAGAGGGAGCAGAAAGCAGAGGCAGAGGGAGCAAGGCAGGTCAAGCAGCAACAAGATCAGAGACATTGTGAGGCTGCAACAACTTCTGAAGAAGTGGAAGTGGCTTGCACTCTCACCAAAAGCCGGCAAGAGCAGCAGCAACCATGGTGTTCCAAAGGGTTTCTTTGCAGTGTGCGTCGGCATGGAGATGAAGAGGTTTGTGATCCCCACGGAGTACCTAGGCCACTGGGCATTTGAGGAGCTCCTGAAGGAGGCAGAGGAGGAATTCGGGTTCCAGCATGAGGGGGCTCTGAGGATCCCCTGTGATGTGAAGGTGTTTGAGGGCATCCTGAGGCTGGTGGGCAGGAAGGAGGCGGTGTGCTACTGTTATTCACAGCCTGGGATCTTATGCAGATGA
- the LOC136475634 gene encoding protein SMALL AUXIN UP-REGULATED RNA 12-like isoform X4: MGDMKHNQVAPSRGSRKQRQREQGRSSSNKIRDIVRLQQLLKKWKWLALSPKAGKSSSNHGVPKGFFAVCVGMEMKRFVIPTEYLGHWAFEELLKEAEEEFGFQHEGALRIPCDVKVFEGILRLVGRKEAVCYCYSQPGILCR, from the exons ATGGGAGATATGAAGCATAACCAAG TAGCACCCAGCAGAGGGAGCAGAAAGCAGAGGCAGAGGGAGCAAGGCAGGTCAAGCAGCAACAAGATCAGAGACATTGTGAGGCTGCAACAACTTCTGAAGAAGTGGAAGTGGCTTGCACTCTCACCAAAAGCCGGCAAGAGCAGCAGCAACCATGGTGTTCCAAAGGGTTTCTTTGCAGTGTGCGTCGGCATGGAGATGAAGAGGTTTGTGATCCCCACGGAGTACCTAGGCCACTGGGCATTTGAGGAGCTCCTGAAGGAGGCAGAGGAGGAATTCGGGTTCCAGCATGAGGGGGCTCTGAGGATCCCCTGTGATGTGAAGGTGTTTGAGGGCATCCTGAGGCTGGTGGGCAGGAAGGAGGCGGTGTGCTACTGTTATTCACAGCCTGGGATCTTATGCAGATGA